In the genome of Spirochaetae bacterium HGW-Spirochaetae-1, one region contains:
- a CDS encoding 2,3-bisphosphoglycerate-independent phosphoglycerate mutase, whose translation MKALQKSHKIKRKGPVVLIIMDGVGLGKGDEGDAFRQARTPLLDSLRREYMNTTLKAHGTAVGLPSDDDMGNSEVGHNALGAGKIFEQGAKLVNRALESGDIFTTDTWKELVIKPATQGTTLHFIGLLSDGNVHSHIDHLMGIIKQSASEGVKKCKVHILLDGRDVPETSALQYVDEMEAFLEDFRKQGLDYAIASGGGRMITTMDRYEADWSIVKRGWDAHVLGIARAFTSARQAIETFRSDDPEITDQYLPSFTITDGSGPVGTVNDGDSVIFFNFRGDRAIEMSRAFEEETLDKFDRVRRPDVVYAGMMEYDGDLKIPKKYLVIPPAIEETMSEYLVHTGKTQYAISETQKFGHVTYFWNGNRSGKFDAKLEDYEEITSDRLEFNQRPWMKAAEITDSVMTALRSGKYNFLRLNYPNGDMVGHTGDLEAAIIAAETIDLCLRRLLPVIHEQGGIALITADHGNLDEMFEMDKKTGNAKIDKETGLPMKKTSHTLNPVPAIIYDPGFAGEYALADIKKPGLANVAATLLMLMDLVPPADYEPSIIQWT comes from the coding sequence ATGAAAGCACTGCAGAAATCACATAAAATAAAAAGAAAGGGACCCGTTGTCCTCATCATCATGGACGGCGTCGGACTGGGAAAGGGAGATGAAGGCGACGCCTTCCGCCAGGCCCGTACTCCCCTGCTCGACTCCCTGCGAAGGGAATACATGAATACCACGCTAAAGGCCCATGGAACAGCCGTGGGACTCCCCAGCGACGATGATATGGGTAACAGCGAGGTGGGACACAATGCCCTGGGAGCGGGAAAAATTTTCGAACAGGGAGCCAAGCTGGTCAACAGGGCACTGGAATCCGGTGATATTTTCACCACCGATACCTGGAAGGAACTGGTTATAAAACCCGCCACACAGGGAACGACCCTTCACTTCATAGGGCTCCTCTCCGACGGCAATGTTCACTCTCACATTGATCACCTTATGGGTATAATAAAACAGAGCGCGTCGGAAGGAGTGAAAAAATGCAAGGTTCACATACTCCTTGACGGACGCGATGTTCCCGAAACCTCGGCCCTGCAGTACGTCGACGAGATGGAGGCCTTTCTAGAGGACTTCAGGAAACAGGGACTCGACTACGCCATAGCCTCGGGCGGAGGCAGGATGATAACCACCATGGACCGCTACGAGGCCGACTGGTCCATTGTAAAAAGGGGCTGGGACGCCCATGTCCTGGGCATAGCCCGGGCTTTCACCTCGGCACGCCAGGCCATCGAAACCTTCCGCAGCGACGACCCGGAGATAACAGATCAGTATCTCCCCTCCTTTACCATAACGGACGGCAGCGGACCCGTGGGGACCGTCAATGACGGTGATTCGGTCATATTTTTCAACTTCCGCGGCGACCGGGCCATCGAAATGTCCCGGGCCTTCGAGGAAGAGACCCTGGATAAATTCGACCGGGTGCGCAGGCCCGATGTGGTATACGCCGGCATGATGGAATACGACGGAGACCTGAAGATCCCGAAAAAATACCTGGTGATCCCGCCGGCCATTGAGGAGACCATGAGTGAATACCTGGTCCACACAGGTAAAACCCAGTATGCCATTTCCGAAACGCAGAAGTTCGGCCATGTCACCTATTTCTGGAACGGCAACCGCAGCGGCAAGTTCGATGCGAAGCTTGAGGATTATGAGGAGATCACCTCCGACAGGCTGGAATTCAACCAGCGTCCCTGGATGAAGGCGGCCGAAATCACCGACAGCGTCATGACGGCACTGAGAAGCGGAAAGTATAATTTTCTGCGCCTGAATTATCCCAATGGCGACATGGTGGGCCATACGGGCGACCTGGAGGCGGCCATCATAGCGGCTGAAACCATTGATCTCTGCCTCAGGAGGCTCCTACCGGTCATACATGAACAGGGCGGTATCGCCCTTATTACGGCCGACCATGGGAACCTGGATGAGATGTTCGAGATGGATAAAAAAACCGGCAATGCAAAGATCGACAAGGAAACGGGACTTCCCATGAAGAAAACGTCACATACGCTCAATCCCGTACCGGCCATCATTTATGATCCCGGTTTTGCCGGAGAGTACGCTCTGGCCGATATTAAGAAACCAGGACTGGCCAACGTAGCTGCCACACTCCTCATGCTCATGGACCTGGTACCGCCGGCGGACTATGAACCGTCGATCATACAGTGGACATAA
- a CDS encoding cupin domain-containing protein, whose amino-acid sequence MFSKKSDDGYKKPLAGVEMKTIAYGDNTLMTEFRLERGHILPRHSHPQEQTGYLVSGRINLRIGNFIHEAHPGDSWCIPGGVEHEAEILEDSIAVEVFSPLREDYLP is encoded by the coding sequence ATGTTTTCCAAAAAATCCGACGACGGGTACAAGAAACCCCTGGCGGGAGTAGAAATGAAGACCATTGCCTACGGAGATAACACGCTCATGACGGAATTCCGCCTGGAGAGGGGCCATATCCTCCCCAGGCACAGCCATCCACAGGAGCAGACGGGCTACCTTGTATCGGGAAGGATCAACCTGAGGATCGGTAATTTCATTCATGAAGCCCATCCCGGCGACAGCTGGTGCATCCCCGGCGGTGTGGAGCATGAAGCGGAGATTCTCGAGGACTCCATTGCCGTAGAGGTCTTCTCTCCCCTTCGGGAAGATTATTTACCGTAA